The following are from one region of the Nymphaea colorata isolate Beijing-Zhang1983 chromosome 7, ASM883128v2, whole genome shotgun sequence genome:
- the LOC116257211 gene encoding uncharacterized protein LOC116257211, with the protein MSIAVLDGSTIRSFVGDEAVFRRSVDDRFLRLDTNRDGLLSYSEFLYELERLRVVDSSGFGEEAAARSGEQLSLIYAGMFQAFDRDRSGAIDMAEFREEMKRMLLGVADGLGALPVQMVLEDDSFLKLAADLESSAF; encoded by the coding sequence ATGAGCATCGCGGTGTTGGACGGTTCCACCATTAGGTCCTTTGTGGGGGACGAAGCGGTCTTCCGCCGCTCCGTCGACGACCGCTTCCTCCGCCTCGACACCAACCGCGACGGCCTTCTCTCCTACTCCGAGTTCCTCTACGAGCTCGAGCGCCTGAGGGTCGTCGATTCCTCCGGATTCGGAGAGGAAGCAGCGGCGCGCAGCGGGGAGCAGCTGTCGCTCATCTACGCCGGAATGTTCCAGGCGTTCGACCGGGACAGGAGTGGAGCCATCGACATGGCGGAGTTCAGGGAGGAGATGAAGCGGATGCTGCTGGGCGTCGCGGACGGCCTGGGGGCTCTGCCGGTTCAGATGGTGCTGGAAGACGACAGCTTCCTGAAACTCGCCGCCGACCTCGAGTCTTCTGCCTTCTGA
- the LOC116257815 gene encoding DNA repair protein RAD51 homolog, producing MEQQHRRHEKAVEEEHEAEDMQHGPFPVEQLQASGIAAVDVKKLKDAGLCTVEAVVYSPRKELLHIKGISEAKVDKIIEAASKLVPLGFTSASQMHAQRLEIIKLTSGSRELDKVLEGGIETGSITEIYGEFRSGKTQLCHTLCVTCQLPLDQGGGEGKAMYIDAEGTFRPERLLQIAERFGLNGADVLENVAYARAYNTDHQSRLLLEAASMMVETRFALMIVDSATALYRTDFSGRGELSARQMHLAKFLRSLQKIADEFGVAVVITNQVVAQVDGSAIFAGPQIKPIGGNIIAHASTTRLALRKGRGEERICKVISSPCLAEAEARFQISTEGVTDVKD from the exons ATGGAGCAGCAGCATCGCAGGCATGAGAAAGCGGTGGAGGAGGAGCACGAGGCTGAGGATATGCAGCATGGTCCCTTCCCCGTCGAGCAGCTTCAG GCATCTGGAATTGCTGCTGTTGATGTTAAAAAGCTCAAAGATGCGGGCCTTTGTACAGTGGAAGCTGTGGTCTATTCACCAAGGAAGGAACTTTTGCATATCAAAGGGATCAGTGAGGCAAAAGTTGACAAGATTATTGAAGCAG CATCCAAGTTGGTCCCACTGGGATTCACCAGTGCTAGCCAGATGCATGCTCAACGGCTTGAAATCATTAAGTTAACTTCTGGTTCCAGAGAACTTGATAAGGTTTTAGAGG GTGGAATTGAAACGGGTTCAATTACTGAGATCTATGGGGAATTTCGTTCAGGAAAAACTCAGTTATGTCACACATTGTGTGTAACTTGCCAA cTCCCTTTGGATCAAGGAGGTGGTGAAGGAAAAGCGATGTACATTGATGCAGAAGGTACATTTAGGCCAGAGCGGCTCTTACAAATTGCGGAAAG ATTTGGATTAAATGGTGCTGATGTGTTGGAAAATGTCGCTTATGCTAGAGCCTATAATACTGATCATCAATCAAGGCTTCTTCTAGAAGCAGCCTCAATGATGGTGGAAACCAG GTTTGCTCTCATGATTGTGGATAGTGCCACAGCTCTATACAGGACAGATTTTTCAGGAAGAGGAGAACTCTCAGCAAGGCAAATGCATCTTGCTAAGTTTCTCAGAAGCCTGCAGAAGATCGCTGATGAG TTTGGTGTAGCAGTCGTGATAACTAATCAGGTCGTTGCACAAGTGGATGGATCTGCTATATTTGCGGGGCCCCAAATCAAGCCCATTGGTGGCAACATTATTGCGCATGCTTCTACCACGAG GCTTGCTCTACGCAAGGGGAGGGGAGAAGAGCGCATCTGTAAAGTAATAAGCTCACCATGCTTAGCTGAGGCTGAAGCACGTTTTCAGATCTCCACGGAAGGAGTGACTGATGTTAAGGACTGA
- the LOC116257212 gene encoding proteasome subunit alpha type-5-A-like, with the protein MKFVSAGPDPITPLEILRSNCAGTVPASAFSLYLSARFIPISWGGLRLLLFWANGKMFLTRTEYDRGVNTFSPEGRLFQVEHAIEAIKLGSTAIGIKTKEGVVLAVEKRITSPLLSMP; encoded by the exons ATGAAGTTTGTATCCGCTGGACCCGATCCAATTACACCCTTAGAAATCTTGCGTAGCAACTGTGCCGGCACGGTGCCTGCGTCGGCCTTTTCCCTCTACCTCTCCGCCA GGTTTATCCCGATTTCGTGGGGAGGTCTTCGCCTTCTGCTTTTTTGGGCTAACGGAAAAATGTTCCTCACTAG AACCGAGTACGACAGAGGTGTGAACACATTCTCCCCGGAAGGCAGATTGTTTCAAGTCGAACATGCGATCGAGGCGATCAAG TTGGGTTCAACTGCAATCGGAATAAAGACTAAGGAAGGTGTAGTTTTGGCTGTAGAGAAGCGGATCACCTCCCCATTACTG tCTATGCCCTAA
- the LOC116257213 gene encoding uncharacterized protein LOC116257213: MSFIRACFPVSGKKRLHRELIGAIVKMSIVVLDGSTIRSFVKDEEAFHRSIDDWFQRLDTNRDGLLFYPEFVQLLQMISWVVEPSGCNEGGEGEGGGSGLYDSVFRAFDHDRSGAIDLGEFRTEMKKVMLGMAEGLGSLPVQMLLEDDDSLLKQAADLESSSE, encoded by the coding sequence ATGTCCTTCATAAGGGCATGCTTCCCTGTCTCTGGAAAGAAGCGGTTGCACAGAGAACTCATCGGTGCCATCGTTAAGATGAGCATTGTGGTGTTGGACGGCTCTACTATCCGGTCGTTCGTGAAGGATGAGGAGGCCTTTCACCGGTCCATCGACGACTGGTTCCAGCGCCTCGACACCAACAGGGACGGCCTCCTCTTCTACCCGGAGTTCGTCCAGCTGCTGCAGATGATAAGCTGGGTCGTCGAGCCGTCTGGCTGCAACGAGGGAGGAGAGGGGGAAGGAGGTGGCAGCGGCCTTTACGATTCCGTGTTTCGGGCGTTCGACCACGACCGCAGCGGCGCCATCGACCTGGGGGAGTTCAGAACGGAGATGAAGAAGGTGATGCTGGGGATGGCTGAGGGGCTGGGGTCGTTGCCCGTCCAGATGCTGCTGGAAGACGACGACAGCCTCCTGAAGCAGGCCGCCGATCTCGAGTCCTCCTCCGAATGA